Proteins from a single region of Candidatus Methylomirabilis sp.:
- a CDS encoding type II secretion system F family protein, producing FTRQFATMIDAGLPLVQCLEILSTQQPNKIFKKALQEIRQDVEGGSTFANALKKQPKVFNHLYTNMVEAGEAGGILDTILNRLAAYIEKAMTLKRRVKSALIYPTTIVSVAVAVVVFLLIFVIPTFKSMFEGFGATLPLPTRVILEASRLMTTYWYIMAGGLVTSIVGLRYYYKTPNGRRVIDSLLLKAPVFGELIRKVAVAKFTRTLGTLISSGVAILDGLEITARTAGNKVVEEAVMRTRASIAEGKTIAEPLKASKVFPPMVVSMIAVGEQTGALDSMLSKIADFYDEEVDVAVANLTALLEPMLMVFLGIVIGGVVIAMYLPIFKLITVLGR from the coding sequence TCTTCACCCGGCAGTTCGCCACCATGATCGACGCGGGCCTCCCCCTGGTCCAGTGCCTGGAGATCCTGTCTACCCAGCAGCCCAACAAGATCTTCAAGAAGGCGCTCCAGGAGATCCGGCAGGACGTCGAAGGGGGCTCGACCTTCGCCAACGCCCTGAAGAAACAGCCGAAGGTCTTCAACCATCTCTACACGAACATGGTAGAAGCGGGCGAGGCGGGGGGCATCCTGGACACGATCCTGAACCGGCTGGCGGCCTACATCGAGAAGGCCATGACCCTGAAGCGCCGGGTCAAGTCGGCCCTGATCTATCCGACCACCATCGTGAGCGTGGCGGTGGCGGTGGTAGTCTTCCTGCTCATCTTCGTCATCCCGACCTTCAAGTCCATGTTCGAGGGATTCGGGGCCACCCTCCCGCTTCCGACCCGGGTCATCCTGGAGGCCAGCCGCCTCATGACGACGTACTGGTACATCATGGCGGGGGGGCTGGTGACGAGCATCGTGGGGCTCCGCTACTACTACAAGACGCCCAACGGGCGGAGGGTCATCGACTCGCTGCTCCTGAAGGCCCCGGTCTTCGGGGAACTGATCCGCAAGGTGGCGGTGGCCAAGTTCACCCGAACGCTGGGCACCCTCATCTCGAGCGGCGTGGCCATCCTGGACGGCCTGGAGATTACCGCCCGGACCGCGGGAAACAAGGTCGTGGAGGAGGCGGTGATGCGGACGAGAGCCAGCATCGCCGAGGGAAAGACCATCGCCGAGCCGCTGAAGGCGTCGAAGGTCTTCCCGCCCATGGTCGTCTCGATGATCGCCGTGGGAGAGCAGACGGGCGCGCTGGACTCCATGCTGAGCAAGATCGCGGACTTCTACGACGAGGAGGTGGATGTGGCCGTCGCCAACCTCACCGCCTTGTTGGAGCCGATGCTGATGGTGTTCCTGGGGATCGTGATCGGCGGTGTCGTCATCGCCATGTATCTGCCCATCTTCAAGCTGATCACGGTCCTCGGCCGCTAG
- a CDS encoding ATP-binding protein, with protein MLTRLKWLVGLRLAVVTLFLGSAVIIQLRTEPPFPPEPLFAIIAFVFLLSLLYSVALPRVGNLVFFCFCQVAVDILVSTGLVHVSGGKDSPFTFVYIFPIFAAATLLGRRGGLGMAGLASILYGGLINLEFYGVLSPVVTGAPPRPQTYLVFQVFINISGFFLVALLSSHLAERLRETARRLEEQSLDLRTLESLHRDVVASVPSGLMTLDPAGRVVAFNRAAEAITGYTEAQVRDRSYEAAGFSEVPGVTAFVAGGGPPPAVAGGEVTVVRQDGGRIPVGISLSPLWDQEGRVLGLVAVFQDLSEKKRIEEQLRRADRLAVVGQLAASIAHEIRNPLAAISGSIQVLQEELQPHGQSRQLLDIILREADRLKLITGQFLDFVRPRTPLRKECELVTCLEETVLLLRQGERTGAEVVVGFAPSEAPVVVAADEDQLRQVFWNISLNAVQAMPEGGTLRIELRDHPGDPEAAAVAVEFSDTGGGIRPEDLDRIFEPFFTTKESGTGLGLSIARRVVEELGGRIEVENRPGEGATFRVLLKRLA; from the coding sequence ATGCTGACGCGCCTGAAATGGCTCGTCGGCCTCCGCCTCGCCGTGGTGACCCTCTTCCTGGGGTCAGCGGTGATAATCCAGCTGCGGACGGAGCCCCCCTTTCCGCCCGAGCCGCTGTTCGCCATCATCGCCTTCGTTTTCCTCCTCAGCCTCTTGTACTCGGTCGCCCTCCCCCGAGTCGGAAACCTCGTCTTCTTCTGCTTCTGTCAGGTCGCGGTGGATATCCTGGTCAGCACCGGCCTGGTCCATGTCTCGGGAGGGAAGGACAGCCCCTTCACCTTCGTCTACATCTTCCCGATCTTCGCCGCCGCCACTCTCCTCGGGCGGCGGGGCGGGCTGGGAATGGCCGGTCTGGCCAGCATCCTGTACGGCGGCCTCATCAACCTGGAGTTCTACGGGGTCCTGTCACCGGTCGTGACCGGGGCGCCCCCCCGCCCCCAGACGTACCTGGTCTTCCAGGTCTTCATCAACATCTCCGGCTTCTTCCTGGTGGCCCTCCTGAGCAGCCACCTGGCGGAGCGCCTGCGGGAGACGGCCCGCCGCCTAGAGGAGCAGAGCCTCGATCTCCGCACGCTCGAGTCGCTGCACCGGGACGTCGTGGCCAGCGTTCCCAGCGGCCTGATGACCCTGGACCCGGCCGGTCGGGTCGTTGCCTTCAACCGTGCCGCCGAGGCCATCACGGGATATACGGAGGCCCAGGTGCGGGACCGGTCGTACGAGGCGGCCGGGTTCAGCGAGGTCCCCGGCGTGACGGCCTTCGTCGCGGGGGGCGGCCCGCCGCCGGCGGTGGCGGGGGGGGAGGTGACGGTTGTGCGGCAGGACGGCGGCCGCATCCCGGTGGGGATCAGCCTCTCCCCCCTCTGGGACCAGGAGGGGCGGGTGTTGGGCCTGGTGGCGGTCTTCCAGGACCTGTCGGAGAAGAAGCGGATCGAGGAGCAGCTCCGCCGGGCCGACCGCCTGGCGGTCGTGGGGCAGCTCGCGGCCAGCATCGCCCACGAGATCCGGAACCCCCTGGCCGCCATCAGTGGCTCCATCCAGGTCCTGCAGGAGGAGTTGCAGCCCCACGGGCAGAGCCGCCAGTTGCTGGACATCATTCTGCGGGAGGCGGACCGGCTCAAACTCATCACCGGCCAGTTCCTGGACTTTGTCCGGCCCCGGACCCCGCTGCGGAAGGAGTGCGAGCTCGTGACGTGCCTCGAGGAGACCGTGCTTCTCCTCCGGCAGGGGGAGCGGACCGGGGCCGAGGTGGTCGTGGGCTTCGCTCCGTCGGAGGCGCCGGTGGTGGTGGCGGCGGATGAGGACCAGCTCCGCCAGGTGTTTTGGAACATCTCCCTCAACGCCGTCCAGGCGATGCCGGAGGGCGGGACGCTCCGGATCGAGCTCCGGGACCACCCGGGAGACCCGGAGGCCGCCGCGGTGGCCGTGGAGTTCTCCGACACGGGCGGCGGGATCCGGCCGGAGGACCTGGACCGCATCTTCGAGCCCTTCTTCACCACCAAGGAGAGCGGCACAGGCCTCGGGCTCTCCATCGCCCGGCGGGTCGTGGAAGAGCTGGGCGGGCGGATCGAGGTAGAGAACCGACCGGGCGAGGGGGCGACCTTCCGGGTCCTCCTCAAGCGCCTGGCCTGA
- a CDS encoding sigma-54 dependent transcriptional regulator, whose translation MGSGKDSGARILVVDDEPGMRDFLTILLQREGHQVVAAANGKDALRLARGSRFDLVISDIRMPHLDGVGLLGGLRDVDPEIPVILITAFASASSTIDAMQQGAFDYVTKPFKVEEIKGVVTRALEAQRLRAAAAASPEPAREAAPAIEGLVGRSPKMVEVYKVISKVANVAGTVLITGESGTGKELVARTLHRHSDRATKPFMAINCGAIPEQLLESELFGHVKGAFTGAVVNKAGLLEVAHGGSLLLDEVAEMSLPLQVKLLRVLQDRLIRRVGGTEDIGVDVRLIAATNKQLQDLIRKGTFREDLFYRLNVIPIHLPPLRERPEDIPLLVGSFVSRFCQQNRLAVKPISEEAMGLLSRYPWPGNVRELENALERAIALEQSDVLTAGSLPEEIRTWQPSEAAPAATLAPPAIPPEGLNLEDVVSQVERKLLLEALEKAGGVQTKAAQILGINFRSFRYRLKKYGLERPRGPSARVERPAGEA comes from the coding sequence ATGGGAAGCGGCAAGGACAGCGGCGCCCGCATCCTGGTGGTGGACGATGAGCCCGGGATGCGGGACTTCCTCACGATCCTCCTTCAGCGGGAGGGCCACCAGGTGGTGGCGGCGGCAAACGGCAAGGACGCGTTGCGCCTCGCCCGCGGGAGCCGTTTCGACCTGGTCATCTCGGACATCCGGATGCCCCACCTGGACGGCGTCGGCCTCCTGGGCGGGCTGCGGGACGTGGATCCCGAGATCCCGGTCATCCTCATCACGGCCTTTGCGTCGGCCTCCTCCACCATCGACGCGATGCAACAGGGCGCCTTCGACTACGTCACCAAGCCCTTCAAGGTGGAAGAGATCAAAGGGGTGGTGACCCGGGCCCTCGAGGCTCAGCGGTTGCGGGCGGCGGCGGCGGCCTCGCCGGAGCCTGCGAGGGAGGCGGCGCCGGCCATCGAGGGCCTGGTCGGGCGGAGCCCGAAGATGGTGGAGGTCTACAAGGTCATCAGCAAGGTGGCTAACGTGGCGGGGACCGTCCTCATCACGGGCGAGAGCGGAACGGGCAAGGAGCTGGTGGCGCGGACCCTTCACCGGCATTCCGACCGGGCCACGAAGCCTTTCATGGCCATCAACTGCGGGGCCATCCCGGAGCAACTCCTGGAAAGTGAGCTGTTCGGCCACGTCAAGGGGGCCTTCACGGGGGCCGTCGTGAACAAGGCCGGCCTCCTCGAGGTGGCCCACGGCGGCAGCCTCCTCCTGGACGAGGTGGCGGAGATGAGCCTGCCGCTACAGGTCAAGCTCCTCCGGGTCCTGCAGGACCGGCTCATCCGGCGGGTGGGGGGGACGGAGGATATCGGGGTGGATGTGCGCCTCATCGCTGCCACCAACAAGCAGCTCCAGGACCTGATCCGGAAGGGGACCTTCCGGGAAGACCTCTTCTACCGGCTGAACGTGATTCCGATCCACCTGCCCCCCTTGCGAGAGCGGCCCGAGGATATCCCGCTGCTGGTGGGGAGCTTCGTCAGCCGCTTTTGCCAGCAGAACCGCCTGGCCGTGAAGCCGATCAGCGAGGAGGCGATGGGCCTCCTCAGCCGGTACCCCTGGCCGGGGAACGTCCGGGAACTGGAGAACGCCCTGGAGCGGGCCATCGCGCTCGAGCAGTCGGACGTCCTGACGGCGGGGAGCCTGCCGGAGGAGATCCGCACCTGGCAGCCGAGCGAGGCGGCTCCCGCCGCGACCCTGGCCCCCCCCGCGATTCCCCCCGAGGGCCTCAACCTGGAGGATGTGGTCTCCCAGGTGGAGCGGAAGCTCCTCCTGGAGGCCCTCGAGAAAGCGGGCGGGGTGCAGACCAAGGCGGCGCAAATCCTGGGGATCAACTTCCGGTCGTTCCGCTACCGCCTCAAGAAATACGGTCTGGAGCGCCCGCGGGGCCCCTCGGCCCGGGTGGAGCGGCCCGCGGGCGAGGCGTAG